The DNA segment CATAAGTCGAACTTGTTGAAAGCCATTCCTCATAAATTTTTTCTGCACCCTCAATATCATCCAGTTTAACCAGAGAAGCAATAATAGCATGGTATCCCAAGTTTGGTATAGTGGCAAACAATGATTTATAAGTACTCCACACACGATAAACGTCGTCTTTCTTTCCAACACTTCCATATAAGCTCAGAAGATAATGAAATGGTACTCTATCCCGGCCTTTGATTCTACTCTCAACCTTTCTTAAGCAGCCTACTGCTTTTTCAAACATATTCATATTTATATACATTGTAGCCATTGTGCTGAATGTAGTCCAATTAGGAAAAATCTTCGGGTCCTTCACCATCTGGTCAAACACCTCCTCCATCTTTTCTATTGATCCTCGAGAACCACATGAAGATAGACAGATATTATATGAATAGATATTGAGCcgtatgtttttctctctcatttctGAAGCCAACATATCAACTTTATCATAAACCTTAAGGTTCACATACAAAGTCATCATTACATTAAATGGTAGCGAATGTACTGCATAACCTTTACTCCTCATTTTGTCAAATAATGCCTCTGCCTTTTCCTTCATTCTATATCGCACGTATACATTCAAAAGAGCTCCATAGGTCCTTCTATCTGTTAACTTATCAGCCAGACTCAGAAAATACTCTTCTGCACTAGAAACTCCATGAACCTTGGAAATCATATCTAATTGAATTGCTGCATCACTTGAAGATACACTAAACCTCTCTGGTTTGTTGTTCATCCAAACATAAACCTGTAACATTACACCAATTGCTTTCATAAATAGCTAATATTAAAACATTATGAGGCAGAGACATATCTGtaatcacaaaatttcaaaGGAAGCATTCCATTTAATAGAAAAGTGGGGAAAATGGCATTGTAAGTATTGCAAAATCTATAATTTACAATACAAAAGGATAATATAGAAATGCTTGTACAAATACTTAAAGCTAGGGAGACAAAATATTGTAAATGATTGATTTGATTTCATtcaatatatatctatatattcaGAAAACATTGTTGGTTTAACATATTTCCACAACAAAGCAAAAGATGTATTCTATGGCTGATTTTTGGCTGTAAGACGCGGAAAAATAAACTAGTTTATCTAAAACAAACGAGCAACGCTAGGGAACCAAAAGGGTATTAGCCAAAAACCAGCCAAAATACTTTTGGTGAATTCAAAATCTATACGAGTTAATATATGTGGATGTTTCTTTTGCTAAGTATcataatgtttctttttcatactaaatgaatgttcttttatatatttttcgtatttttttgtattgcaaatgtgaatatctctatttctttaaaaattttattttttaaaattttatagatatttaattatttttactaaaatataattggatgtttcttttgttaagtattagaatatttttttttcatattaaatgaatatttttttatataacgaTGCCGGAGGGACTCCCGTGAATTGGAAAACAAGGTCTGACATTGCCCTTGCGCTGCTCGTGGGGTCGCATGCCTACATTCACACGGACCAACATCCTCGTATGGAAACATCAAATTCTCAAATATCCTTCTCACCAAATCATTTGAAGCTCGTGTCTCCGACTTTGGCCTTGCTCATCTTGCTCTCCCGACCGTCACACCCAACTATATTTCCGGCTATCGTGCCCCAGAGGTCGCTGACTCTCGCAAAGTATCACAAAAGGCAGACGTCTACAGCTTTGGTATACTGCTCTTGGAACTCCTAACGGGGAAGGCGGCTCCCACTCATTCCTCACTGAATGAAGATAGGTTTACCTGGAGAGCATAGAAGTCGTCGGCGCTTCCAGTAGCATTGACAAGAGAGAGATCTGTGTGTAATTGTTGGAGGTAGGTAGGTtaatgtgagagagaagagaaagggttttataggttttaattaggtttacctaattaattttaaattttttaaattttgaatttaaaaaatttaaaattaattattaatataaattaatgtgattttatttagtttttgacTGATCCCTTTTGGTTCCACATACTTTTCCAAAACAAAAAGGTCGTAACAAGTACCCGTTGCCTTCGGCGCGGGGGATTAAGGTACCTTCCCCGTGTCCGCTGTACTCATTAAGCACTTAACTACTTATATAGAATGAATTACAAAATTATCCTCGCATAATCTGAAAATAGTCAAAATACCCCTAGACCTGACCTTTACAATCTCCTCCGCCCCAACCTCTGCATTCACTACTCTAAATCTCCGATTCTCTTCTTCTCATCCTCGCCACCGGCCCACCGTCTGCCGCCGTCACGCCGCACACTAACCCTTGTCTCTGTCTCTGCTGTTCCACCCGTTTGCCGCTGTCCTCTGCTTTTCTCGTCGTCAGATCCCTTGCTGCCATCTTCCACTTGTCCCGCCGTCCTCTTCTTCGCCTCCGTTCTCTCACCTGCTGATTTCGCCGCTGGTATTGGTACTTGTATAAATGATCTGATTTAGTGTTAAGTTGTTCTGTTAATTGTTCATTGCCGAGGAAAGCATGTTGTAGCATTCTGGAGCAGAACATCCTTGAAAATTACACCCTGTGATCGGGTATATCTATTTGGATCAATGATGTGAATGAATCAGGGATAGTGTATGAAAAGGCTCAATTAGAAGATCTGTTAATTTTGTTGTCAATGAATATGCTTGTTATTTAGGGTTAGTTTTCATTTAGGAGTATAGGTTGTGTATTCTTTTTCGCTGATTTGGCTATTGGACACTAAGATTTTTAGAATCTTTCTACCCTCTCCCATGGGGCTCATTGCCGCTTCTCATATTACAAAAGTTTGATTCAAAAGTCTCTTTGAGATACTacaatttcattttttcttgGAAGGGTCTCTTACATCAATATGTTCTtcagtattaatatttaaaagctTGACACAATGTGATggtttatggatgcatatggATTTTTGGTCCAGAGTGGCTTTTCAGCCTCTTGgctttggatttggattttgaatgGTTATTCTCAAAATATTAGACACCACTGATAGAAGGTTGGTGTATACTTTCGGCTGTAGCTCTTAGGAATAGTTTCCTTTATTATAGTTCTCTGAGTGAATGTGGAATAGATTACTCTCGTTGGacatggaaaataaataaataaagaaaattttttttttcctgggatttttttttttgctggaTTATCATTTTCCTAGATGGTGATGTTGCAATGTTATCTTAGAATTACATTTTCTGTAGATAAATGATCTACATGCTTCTATTAACCTAGTTTGGTTACTTCTACTAACCTAGTTTGGTTACTTTATTATATGTTTCAGATAACGCAAGGACATAAGAGTTGTTAGTAAAATGGTTTCCTTTGAGATGAATGATCGCAAAAGTAAGTGGAATGTGATACTTTTTGTTGTTGTAGCTGTACTAATGGTGTTATATTATGTGGTCTACTGCATCTAATGCTTATGTTTGAGACTTAAGAGTAGATTGTTGTAGATTAAGCTAGTAGTTCCTTAAGTTACTTAGATATTCAGTTATTTGGTCAATGGGCTTTGGTTTATTTTAAGGCTCtgcattttatttccttttctgGTGTTTTCTTTTCTGTCTATACCTTGAATTTATCTTCAGTTCTTTTCATGGTCAAAAGAAATTGTACccaaatattttttcgagtAATAAATTGATTACTCGAAATTAATTTCACTTCTTGGAACTAATTGGATTTGGCTAATATGATATAGTTTTCAAGATATCTATTAGTGCCTTTGTTTTGCTCTCACATTTTTCCATTATTCCTGGTACAAGGATTAATTTGACAAAACTGTCTATTGGACATATCTAAGTTACGTAGTTGGAATCTACTTCTGTCATATTTTTTACCTTATTTACAATTCCTCCATCTGAATATGTTTATGGGATGGGCATATGATACAGAGATCGGGTTAGGGTTAACTGGATTTGGTATATTTTTCTCATTCCTTGGGATTATCTTCTTCTTCGACAAGGGATTACTAGCTATGGGAAATGTAAGTTTCTATTCTATTTTGAGTCCCTTGCTTAAGTAAAACTTCTTATTATGGTTTTTATAGTTAAGCTTGGAAGTGGTCATTGAATTTGGATTTGACCCTAGCCTCAAATTGGTCTCcagattttcagttgctttaaTTTGGACCCCAAATTTTCACTTGGTAACTTACATTAGTTCCTCGAGAACTTTTTGTTAACGATGGGGTGGCATGACATACTAATGTTGAAAGTCAGTATCGAATGTCAGAACATGGTTAGGCTATGTGTAATGGAGTGATGACGTGTTGGTTAGTGACACAGCATTTTGACATGAATGGTAATGCCATCCGTCATGACAGTTTGTCCACGTGTCACGTATAGCAATATGATTTGTTTACACATGTCATCAAGTGACTCTAATAGGTTCCTAAATTTTCACTCATAACTCATTTTAGTTTCTAAAATTAAAGGACGGGAATCAAATAGAAAGCACCTTTTGACGACTAAGTTACAATGTATCTCTCTGGGGATGCTAAGAatatttgaaacaattagttattGAGATagtctctcttattttgtttcataaattcaaaattcttaataattttttaaacccTAACCCAATTTAAACCATTTGTAATGATAACATCCTAGTGATATATAGACAAATCATGTTACATCACATGTACCAAAATGACACGTGGCATTACCGTCTGCGCCAATATGCCATGTGTCACTAATTGACGTGTCATAATTCCATTAAGCACAACTGAATCATGTTTTGACCTATGGCACTAACGTGAAAACGCTTGAGGGACTAACGTGATTCATGGCTCCAAATTAacgtaattttaaatttaggaAACTTCAAAGACCACTTTGAAGCTTAATTTGGGATTTTGCTATTGTCATCTCTAATGCCTTGTTTTCTTGTCACTCAAATCAGATCCTGTTTATTTCTGGAGTGTCCTTAACCATTGGTGTGAAATCCACTATGCAATTCTTCACGAAACGAAGTAATTTCAAGGTATATTTGTTACATGTGTACCCCTCTCTGTCTGTATTGTAGTAAActttcaacaataatttttgtcttttctCTTAAGGGATCAATCTCGTTTGGCATTGGATTCTTGATTCTCATCATGGGATGGCCTATTTTGGGCATGATCATTGAGGCTTATGGATTCATAGTACTATTCAGGTTTAATGGAATTGAGACTCGTGTGTTCTGTTGAATTGTATATCTGTAATTAAAGCTAACCATGTATTCATGTGCAGTGGTTTCTGGCCCACACTGGCTGTTTTCTTACAGAAGATTCCAATTCTTGGTTGGTTGTTTCAACAGCCATATGTCCGATCGGTAGGTATTTGTAATGTAATGTAATTGAAATGCCTTACCACCTGCCAACCAACTAGACTTAAGTAGAAGCAGCCGACACTTTTGTGATTTATCGTAGCTGCTATATTAAAAAATGCCTAATACCCTAAATCAATCcctaagaaaatttttaatcaGACACTTTAGTtctcaataaattttaatcaccAAATCAGTCCCTAAATTTTTCGTTAGATAAATTAGTTCCCGTATCAAATTGTTCGTCTATATGGAAGAACCAGTTTGAGAACTTCAAAATTGTTTAGATATTGTTGTTGTCTTTATAAAATATCGATAGGGATTAATATGCCAAACTTTTTAcgagaattttatatgattgatTTGTTTAACAAAATAGAAGGTTAGAAATTGATTTGGTGATTAAAATTTGGATTAGAGTGTCCTACTAAAAGTTTATTGGAGAGTGGTTTGGAGTATTActctaaaaaatttatgttcTTGGTCAATCAGCAAAAAATTTACAGTGTCTCTGATTGTTTGGagcaatttgattttaatttccatTGATAGATGTAAAGATAATGTCAATGGAGGGTGTAAAAGCAACACCTATACACAGTGCATCAAGCTAAAGTATTGTGAATTCTGATAATAAACATGGAAAAAAACTTGAATTTTGAGTACAAAAAACTTTCCCTTGTTCAATAAGGTTGTATTGAGCTACAAATTAGGCAATGCAGGGGAAGATTAATGGTTAATTTTATCTGTCTATCTATCTATGTAGACAATGTAGAATGATACAATGTGAGTTTTTCCAGGTTTTACTTAGATATTGTGGAAAATGGTGGAATTTTCAACTTGAGTCTGCTAATTTTCTGGTATTCTCTGCAGTTGTTGGAACGTTATAGAGGCCGGCGAGTACCCGTGTAAGAGAGGAGGAATCGGCGGAAACATTTTGTAGCTGCTAGCAAGCAAGCACGTTTATCAGTGTATGTAAAGAAAATACCAGCATATGGGAGATACCTGACTGTGAATTCAGAGTTGGCACTCTGATGCTAGCATATGATTGTCACTTTTAACACGATAGTCATGTATGTAGTGACATGATAGTCATGTATGTAGTGGAAAGAGTTCATTTTTGCGTCGAATTAATCAATTACGCAATCTTTGTTCAAAGGATAAGAATGATAATTTCTTATTTGGGTCAGTGTATGTAACAGTGCCTTCCGACAACACACTGCTATAGGATGAAAAAATTTGACGAGTTGCATGTGTTAATTTTCCTCGTTTCAAACTAAACATATCCGTAGGTTTATTTAGGTAAAGTTTTCATTTTTCACAAGTAGTTTATTAAAATTGgtctttgaaaaataatttcttaaaagtTGTATTATCTATGTAatacaaatcaaatcaaaagtaatttttaataaatataaataataattatgtttagtagaataaattttaaaatttaaaataaccaTAGATATAAGTAGAGAGAATTTAGATCATCAATAGAATTTGGTATCAATAATTTATTGAgaataaatttgaatatttatttatattatagttaaattgttttaaatttgataaatacaaataaattttaaaaattatttgtttaaatatttttaaaaatgtctCTTTTTTAAATGCtataaagacataattttttatttaccaaacgACAAGTGAGATACTTATGGGTTTTGAGAAGCACACCtatttctttgaaaaaaatttaccaAAGCAGGCATTAGCCTGCCAATGTCAAAAGCTCATTGAATCCACACTGATCTATTGAACGGCATCCATGTTCTCCAATTTTTAAATTGCTAGCAGCATATAAAAGTCTGtttgtaaaagaaaaagaaaagaatctaTACATGCTCTTGAGTTGAGTTCCATTTTAGTctttaaaaatgataatttacaATAATTTAGTTTCTGAGATTCCAATTGCTCTAAATTAGTCGTTTAGATTTAAAAAAGTGCACCACGTTAATTCCAAATACATTTTCCGTTTTCTGAGTAACTTGACTTAGTTATTGCCATGCTGACAAGAAAAACGAGTAGATGACGTAAGAAAAAATGAGATTGAACCAATTTGGTCCtttcccctttttataacttaTAGCAAATAATGTTcatctcattcttcttcttctccatatTCTTCTTCCCTGTGCATAGTCCCAGGTCGTGAATCATGATTGATGTAAGACCTGCAAAAATATTaactagttaattaattaattaaaagtgagTTAAGAGCGTTTAAACACTCCGGTCTGCgctataaatttaaaattcaaaatttaaaaatttacagATAAAAATTTAACTCAAAAAATTACTTAGAacgcaaaaatataattaattgtgAAAAAATGCATGCTGGTGTTATAATTAACTGTACGGGCTAAAGTCTCTCTGGTactgcatataaaaaaaataaaaaggtagaaataactaaaaaaaataaatctaccgatgattttactaaatatttaaaacttttcCAACAAAAACAAACAATACATATTGACatacttaatattaataatacattATAGTATTACATACAAAACCAATTAGAAAACCTACTCCTCTGAATAAAACTCTAATTAACAAGGCGAGAAAAAATAAACTCTAACAAGTCAACTCGTAAACATAATCTTCTATGCTCCTGTAGCTCCGCACTAAACCTTCGCACCTATAGCTCCGCACTAAATcttgataaataataattataatactaATTTACTCTAAtgtaaatgattaattttaaataagtatttaaaataatatttatatactcttaaaatttattttataaaatctaaTTTTCAAACTTTTATTAACTACTTTCTAAATCACAAATTCCTTAATATTTTATAGAATTGTATTTAAACCTTAACTCTTTgtttcatatttataaaaataactctgaacttttataaaatactcattttatCCCTGAACTTTATTTATTACCCAACATACCcaaaaaacttatataattatGATATTAGAGTCaatcttttcataaaaatatatttatatccccaaaaaaataatttttcatggCGGTTGCTTTTCTTCACAAAGAATCGAACCCttcttatttttgtttcaaaatatacatttaaattttaatctgtttttgagttttacaGTTACTGATTTTTTcacaacttttaatttaatctcgTGACTATCAAATCTCATTAAATTTATCTCAAAATGCCAAATCACAACAACTCCAAAATCATCAAAACACCTCAGCTAGCTGTTCATACATAACCAAACCAAAATCTCAAgcaaacaacaataattcaacaaaaattcaagataaaCTTAATCAAgctcaaacaataatcaatcaaacCAAAATTTACTTATTAATTCATATTTAATTACTATAAAATTACCAAACCCTACTTCCATACAAAATCAAAACAATGGAAACTCCGGAGAAGCTTTTCGATCGAGCTGCTAAAGAAGAAAACGTCAGAAATTGTCTGTACCTTCTAAAACTCCAATTGGCCGAACTCAAGGAGAAAGAAAACTACGTCACTGTCAATTTCTACCAAACAAAAGTAATTTCAATGTGTAGAGGATGAAGACACAAACACTTTtatcggattagattttttattcgAGTTACGGATCTCAATAAATCGAAATCAAAAGCTTTTGGGTTCCATGGAATTTACGttccctctctctttttttcctttcttcttgtAACATTAAAGGAAGAAGATGAGATGCCGATGATGGTGATTAATAATGATGAGGATGGTTTTGAATGGTTTAGTGACATGTAAGGTGTTGGGTGTCACGAAACCAAACTGCTGAGTCGGCGATTCAAGTTATAAATACCCTAAATAGATAATTATGAAAACTGTGTAtattaaaacacaagtaataatatatatgagttactaatataaataatattagcaATATAACGATAAAAGATATACGGTGAAGCATTAGCAAAGTTAAGTTCAACGAAGAGTATTTACTCATATCGGTAGATATTGAGctcgataataatattattaactaaaatttatttttaaattaaaaatatcaattattctaattaataaaataaattataacttatttttatttagatttaaaaaaatgtgggTCGTTACATTTTAcccattttataaaaattttcgtcattgaaaattgatacaataaaataaattcgaAATCTATGAAAAAGAAACTAGATTCACGTGAAAAATACAAGCAACATCAAGGATGAATACTCGAAAAGATTCAAGTGAACAGATAGGATCACAATTAGGCAAAGATATACATGAATGATAAGGTATGGTTGAAAAAAAGTAATCACATCACATTTTAAGGAAGGAATCTGGaacaaaaaattctaattaaaacaATGAAAGAAGAGATGACACTAAGTCACATAGCACGAATAGAGAGTATACGTCAAAACGAATCCTTAAAACGTAACTTCTAATGTTCCCAAACTCCGTGATTCGTATAACCTATTATTTCTATTTCGTCTATGTAATCTATTAGTGTTTCCGTATACACAAATCATCagtattaagttggccagacTTAATACCAAGAGAAATGTAATGATCGACTAACAACATTAATCAATAGACAATTATGCATGTGAAACTCAAACTCTTATCATTAAAACAAGTCCTATTGcatgacagacactcagagtatgcagtgAAGCATAGCCAGTCCATTCCCAAGGCTAAAACAAGAACAAACTTctttgataccataatgtaacaccttCACTATCAGAATATCACATTTCCAGCTGCGCCGctctgatagcaagaagtattatgactactttatatacttaataatatGGTATGAGCCTCTATGCATAAATTTACCGATGGTTTCACtaaaaacttaaaacttttccaacaagaacaaataacacatattcacatacttaatattaataatacattATAGTATTACATACAAAATGAATTACAAAACCTATTCATCTgaataaaattcaaactaaCAAGGcaaggaaaaaataaattctaacaagTCAACTCGTAAACATAATCTTTTATGCTCCTATAACTCCGCACTAAACCTTCGTACCTGTAGCTGAAAGAGGTGGAAATACAGAGCAtaaactggggagttcttagtagggttggAGTGTATAGTTATGTTTATTCTAATATACGTTAAATAGGAATTTAACAACAGAATACTTATAATCTTCAGCAAATGGCCAATAGCAACAAAGCTCACAAATATAAACAACTTTAATAAACCAGAGATACAGAGAAAAtcacaagtcaagaagcacacACACACAATCACAAAAACACATATCACAAAGAAGTTTATGCAAACAAGTATTATGCATGTCTATCctatgcaggccatgagctcatgtgttgGTTGCTTACCCACTCCCAATATTACCCGGGCACAAGTTCCATATATGGCTTTTTAGATACATACAGTGTGCATATAAGTCTTACGGTCAGGCCGCATACAGCGTGACTTTAAACATGTTGTAATATGCTTACATCTGAAAAATAGTTCACAGTGTGTGGGCATCCCCACTATACATTTGGCCCTAAAGCCCAAACAAGGTTGCATCTGCTCTCATGTGGTAGACAGTCTTTTAAAGTCTTTTATCTTTGTCCTATGCTCTCCTTTGGCAGAGATCTGCTCTCTTGTGGCAAATATCCATCTAGTTAatacattcttttcttttctgtgcTCTGCTCTTCTGTAGCAGAGGTTCGTTACGTTCTTTTAGTCTTTGCGCTCtactctcctgtggcagagatttctttaactaatatattctttttttttctattctatgCTCTCCTGTGGTAGAGGTTCTttaatacttttttcttttcttttctttctcatcatttttttaatttcttacttTCAACATCACAAACTATCTTCACACTCTTCCCTTATCTTtcctaaattaatatttataatactcttaaaacttattttataaaatctatTTTCAAACTTTTATTAACTACTTTCTAAACCACGAATTCCTCAATATTTTATAGAATTATATTTAAACCTTAACTCTTTGtttcatattaataaaataaccctgaacttttataaaatacctATTTTATCtttgaactttattttttacCCAACATACCCgaaaaacttatataattatGATATTAGACTCaatcttttcataaaaatatctttatatccccaaaaaataatttttcttggtgATTTCTTTCTTCACAAAGAATCGAACCtttcttatttttgtttcaaaatatacgtttaaattttaatctattttttagttttacggttttttattttttcacaacTTTTAATTTAGTCTCGTGGCCATCAAATTTATCTCAAAATATCACATCACAATATCcccaaaatcatcaaaatacCCTAAATATATGTTCATACATAACCAAACCAAGATCTCAAgcaaacaacaataattcaacaaaaattcaacataaacttaatgaaactcaaacaataatcaatcaaaccaatatttacttatcaaattcatatttaattactataaaaatatcaAACTATACCTccatacaaaacaaaaataacaaaaactcTGGAGAAGCATTCTGACTGAGCTGTTGAAGAAAAAAACGTCAGAAATCGTTTGTGCctcctagaactccaattggccaAACTCAAGGGGAAGGAGAGCTACGTTACTGTCAAATTCTACCGAACAAAAGTAATGCCAATATATAGAGGAGGAGGATACGAACACTTTTattggattagattttttattggagttacagatctcaagaaatcaaaatcagatGCTCTCGGGTTCCATGGAATTTACGttccctctttcttttttttccttccttcTTGTAACATTAAAGGAAGAAGATGAGATGCCGATGATTGTGATTAATAATGATGAGGATGGTTTTGAATGGTTTGGTGACACATAGGAGGTTGGGTGTCACGAAacctgtaacagcccagaccacccgctagcacgatattgtccgctttggtacacaaggcctcacagttttgcctttgacgataagGATGAATGCCTAAGCCCCCctactcactcgtcaaaacgcgtcatgcaaGGGAGAGGTAtgcacacccttataaggcatgcttcgttcctctccccaaccgatgtgggaccttacaatccacccccatAAGGGAGCCCAGCGCCTTCACTGGAACATCGATTTGGGctctggctctgataccatctgtaacagttCAGACCATCCACTAGCACGATATTGtacgctttggcacacaaggcctcacggttttgcctttgatgaTAGGGATGATAACCGAAacccccccacactcactcgtcaaaacgcgtcatgctagggagaggtatccacacccttataaggtaTGGTTCGTTCCCCTCCCAACAGATGTGAGACCTTACAATCTaccccctaagggagcccagcaCCCTCGCTAGCACATCGATCCGGGctctggctctgataccatctatAACAGTCTAGACCACCctctagcacgatattgtctgctttggcacacaaggactcacggttttgtctttgacgatagggatgatagccgaaatcccccacactcactcgtcaaaatgcgtcatgctagggagaggtatccacacccttataaggcatgcttcgtttccctccccaaccgatgtgggaccttacaaaaTCAAGCTGTTGAGTCAGCAATTCAAGTTATAAATTTTCTAAACGGATAATTATGAAAACTGGATAtattaaaacacaagtaataatatatatgagttactaatataaatgacattaCCAACATAACAATAAAAGATATATGGTGAAGcattagcaaagctaagttcACCGAAGAGTACCAATATTTACTCATTTCAGTGGATATTAAGCTcgataataatattaactaaactttattttaaaattaaaaatatcaaattactcaaatgaaaaaatatataattttcattatttataaattactaaaattatagctttaattatgtaaaatatttcatcataataaaaatatatataagaatctaaatttaattaa comes from the Arachis duranensis cultivar V14167 chromosome 7, aradu.V14167.gnm2.J7QH, whole genome shotgun sequence genome and includes:
- the LOC107459087 gene encoding pentatricopeptide repeat-containing protein At1g02150-like, coding for MLQHAFLGNEQLTEQLNTKSDHLYKYQYQRRNQQVRERRRRRGRRDKWKMAARDLTTRKAEDSGKRVEQQRQRQGLVCGVTAADDLSLVNATGSADDFYALQVYVWMNNKPERFSVSSSDAAIQLDMISKVHGVSSAEEYFLSLADKLTDRRTYGALLNVYVRYRMKEKAEALFDKMRSKGYAVHSLPFNVMMTLYVNLKVYDKVDMLASEMREKNIRLNIYSYNICLSSCGSRGSIEKMEEVFDQMVKDPKIFPNWTTFSTMATMYINMNMFEKAVGCLRKVESRIKGRDRVPFHYLLSLYGSVGKKDDVYRVWSTYKSLFATIPNLGYHAIIASLVKLDDIEGAEKIYEEWLSTSSTYDPRITNLLIGCYVKKGNTDKALGFFRQMTEGGGIPNSKTWEIICSGHIADERISEALSCFKEAFVADVSNKWRPRATNFSAFFKLCQDKDDTTSAEVLTGFLRQSRFIKNEVFVSLIGLSESDGTINNDELSTEVDTADITDDNDDGENAVDDAQMFNQLESTL
- the LOC107459122 gene encoding vesicle transport protein GOT1; translation: MVSFEMNDRKKIGLGLTGFGIFFSFLGIIFFFDKGLLAMGNILFISGVSLTIGVKSTMQFFTKRSNFKGSISFGIGFLILIMGWPILGMIIEAYGFIVLFSGFWPTLAVFLQKIPILGWLFQQPYVRSLLERYRGRRVPV